The segment CCGTTAGGTCGTGCGGACTACGGGCCGTCGAGTAGTTCTCGGACTCGGTCCGCGCTCCGAGTCAGCGTCGCTTTGGGGTCTGTCGTCAGGCCATTCTCGTGTATAAGCCACGCTACGTCGGCGTCTGTGGCTGCGTGGACGCACGCCCGGAGGTCCACGACGCCCTCGCCGAGGTCGACGTGGAGTGTCTTCTCGTCGTCCGGTACTGTGTCGGTGAGGTGGACTAAGGAGATGCGGTCGGCGTAGCGGTCGATGTACGCTGTCGGACTGGCGCCGCCGTGGCGGGCGAGTCCGACGTCGAACTCTAAACCCAGTCGGTCGTCAGTGCGCGCGGCGAAGGCGTCGTACGCCGTTCCGAACTCGCCCCGCATCTCGGCGAACTCGTAGGCGTGGTTGTGGTAGTGGGCCTCGAAGCCGTCGTCTGCGAGTCGGTCGGCGAGCGTCGTCAGTTCCTCGGCTGTTGCCTTGACGGCCGACTCGGAGGTGAATCCCTCCTCGCCGTAGGTGGGGACGACGATTCGTTCACATCCTATCACGTCGTACGCCTCGACAGTCGCCTCGTAGTCGTCCTGTAGGTCGTCGAGGGGGACGTGCGCGCCGACGGCTTCGAGACCCGTCGATTCGAGAGCGTCGGCAACGGCATCGGGTGACTCCTCACCCAATCCGGCGAACTCGACGCCTTCGTACACCGTCTCGGCGACGCGGTCGAGCGTCTCGGTCAGCGGTTCTCCGATCTCTCTGAGCGTGTACAGCTGAATCGCCGGTCGGACCATGATCTGTGGTCGTTTGCTGCCCACAAAGCCGTTCCGCCGCGTATGGGGAGAGCGACTCGGAATCGCCCTGCTTCTTGGAGAGAAACCACTAAGCCTGCCCCCGTGTTCCTCACGGACGACGGATGAAAGAGATTCACACGGACGCAGCACCCGATAGCATCGGCCCCTTCTCGCAGGGAATCATCGACAGCGGACGAATATTCGTCTCCGGACAGGGTCCAGTCGACCCCGATTCCGGCGAAGTAGTGAGCGAGGACATCGGCGAACAGACCGCACGGACGCTCGAAAATATCGCCGCTGTACTCGAAGCCGGCGGGAGTTCGCTCGACAGCGTGGTCAAGACGACTGTGTTCGTCACGGACATGTCGAACTACGACGCGATAAACGAGGTATACGCCGAGTACGTGACCGACCCGTACCCGGCGCGGAGCGCCGTTGAAGTGGCAGACCTTCCCATCGATATCGGCGTCGAGATAGAGGTTATCGCCGCAGTCGAAGACTGACCCGTCGCTCCCGCTTTTCTACTCTAGCGCGTTCTGAATTCGTTCGGCGACGTACCCCGCTTCCTCGTCGGTGAGACACATCGGATTCACCGTGAAGGCGTCGTCCAACAGGTCGTCGGACCCGACGAAGATGCGCGGGTTCTCCGTTCTAAGTGACCCGACGAGTTCGACGGCGTCGGTGCCGGCCGCTGCGGGGTCGACCTCGACGTGTACCTCCGGTGCGACCATCAGTTTGCCACCGGGTTCGCGGCGCGTCGTCACGCCCGCTATTTCGTCGAGTCCCTTCTCGACGATGTCGAGGCGGGCGTTCCACTCCTCGTCCAACGCGTCTTGATCCTCTTCGACGAACGCCTCCAGTGCCGCGATGAGACCGACGACCTCCTCCTTTCCGACTTTCAGCGGGCGGCCGATTCCCTGCCGGGGGACGCCCGCCAGCGACGCCTTGTCGAACAGTTCGGTCGGTGGTTCCCAGACGGACTCGGCGACGTGCATATCGAGGTGTTGCAGAGCGGCCGAACGGACGTATTCCTGCCTGCCTGCTAGGATACCGGTCGTCTGCGGACCGCGGATAGCCTTCCCGCCGCTGAAGACGACCATGTCCGCGCCCGCGTCGACGAACGCGGAGAGATTCTCGCGCGGCGGTACCTCGGCGGCGGCGTCGACGATGACCGGGACGTCATGATCGTGAGCGACTCGGATCACCTCTTCGAGGGGCGGCGTGCTGAACGCCTTCTCCATGTAGCCGACGGCGACGGTATCCTCGGTGATGGCGTCGGCTATCTCCCACGGTTCGGTACTGTTCGACCCCGTGCCGAGATAGTTGTCGTTGTTCCCGACGTCGACGATTCTCGCGCCCGCCGCGCGGAACGCGTGGTCGTAACCGTTGCGGTGGGTGCGCGGCATCACTATCTCGTCTGCGATTCCTTCCGTCTCGGGCAGTCGTGACATCGTCCCCAAGTCGTCGCCGGCGATGGCGGCGGCGGCGGCGAGCGTCATACAGGCGGCCGCACCGCTTCCGACGTATCCAGCCTCCGCGCCCGTCACCTCCGAGATGAGTTCACCCGCCCGAACCTGCAGGTCCGAAAGGCGGACGAACGATTCCGCGGCGCGACTCATCGCCTCGACGGCCTCGGGTCGGATGAGGCTCCCGCCGATTCGCGTCTTCGTCCCCGCTGCGTTGACGACGCGCGGCACGCCCAACTCCTCGTAGATGGTCTCTTCTTGCATGTCGAATCTACGTGTGCCTGCGCATCCGCGGGTTATGAAACGTGGTGTCCGTCACCGTACCCGTTGCGTTCATCGTTAGGAATGTCCCCGATGAGAGGTTCGTCTCAGTGCTCAGTTCCGCGCACCTCGCCGTCCGGCGTGACTGTGCCAACGGCCGAGAGACCACCGTATATCGCCGCGACGAACTCCGCCTCCACCGTCTCGCCGGGTTCGAGTGTTTTCACCGTGCCCGTCTCGTGTTGTCCGGGCGTGTCGCCGGGATAAGCGGTGGTCGGTTCGAGGCCGACGTTGTACGTCCGATTCCAAAACGGCGACTCCTCGTATCCGCCAAACGGTTGCCAGTACCACAGCGTCTCGAACGGATCCGTCGGGAAACGCAGAGCGAAGCCGAGGTCAAGGTCCGGGTTCGTCAGTGCGTACCAGCCGTCTTCGAGGTCGAGAGCGTACGCCAGGTCGTGAATGCCCGCATCTCTTCCGGGAATATCGGTCGACAGGTCCACTTCTCCGCCGTCGTCGCCGGGCGCGGCCGGCCAGTCGAACTCGGCACCGCTCTCTAGTCGACGGTTCGGATAGCCGTCGCCATACTCCTCGACGACACCGCGACGGGCGGGCACGTCCAATCGTGCCCCCGGTGCGAGCAACGGCGCACCGAGGGCGATGTGCTGCTGCCACGCGTACTCAAGTTCCACCTCGCCCTCGT is part of the Halogeometricum sp. S1BR25-6 genome and harbors:
- a CDS encoding sugar phosphate isomerase/epimerase family protein translates to MVRPAIQLYTLREIGEPLTETLDRVAETVYEGVEFAGLGEESPDAVADALESTGLEAVGAHVPLDDLQDDYEATVEAYDVIGCERIVVPTYGEEGFTSESAVKATAEELTTLADRLADDGFEAHYHNHAYEFAEMRGEFGTAYDAFAARTDDRLGLEFDVGLARHGGASPTAYIDRYADRISLVHLTDTVPDDEKTLHVDLGEGVVDLRACVHAATDADVAWLIHENGLTTDPKATLTRSADRVRELLDGP
- a CDS encoding aminotransferase class V-fold PLP-dependent enzyme; its protein translation is MQEETIYEELGVPRVVNAAGTKTRIGGSLIRPEAVEAMSRAAESFVRLSDLQVRAGELISEVTGAEAGYVGSGAAACMTLAAAAAIAGDDLGTMSRLPETEGIADEIVMPRTHRNGYDHAFRAAGARIVDVGNNDNYLGTGSNSTEPWEIADAITEDTVAVGYMEKAFSTPPLEEVIRVAHDHDVPVIVDAAAEVPPRENLSAFVDAGADMVVFSGGKAIRGPQTTGILAGRQEYVRSAALQHLDMHVAESVWEPPTELFDKASLAGVPRQGIGRPLKVGKEEVVGLIAALEAFVEEDQDALDEEWNARLDIVEKGLDEIAGVTTRREPGGKLMVAPEVHVEVDPAAAGTDAVELVGSLRTENPRIFVGSDDLLDDAFTVNPMCLTDEEAGYVAERIQNALE
- a CDS encoding RidA family protein; the protein is MKEIHTDAAPDSIGPFSQGIIDSGRIFVSGQGPVDPDSGEVVSEDIGEQTARTLENIAAVLEAGGSSLDSVVKTTVFVTDMSNYDAINEVYAEYVTDPYPARSAVEVADLPIDIGVEIEVIAAVED
- a CDS encoding DUF4432 family protein, which produces MRPSWNSGVRVSTEFTYRGLDTILLENAHLRVILLPGKGGDIISFRDKRTDVDVMWHTPHNWHPPAERYLPSEPNSTWNDHYPGGWQTNLPNAGGGHEIAGSAYGLHGESALLPWDASVVRADEEVVTVRLTVELVRYPFRVVRDLTLRAGESRLRIAESVTNEGEVELEYAWQQHIALGAPLLAPGARLDVPARRGVVEEYGDGYPNRRLESGAEFDWPAAPGDDGGEVDLSTDIPGRDAGIHDLAYALDLEDGWYALTNPDLDLGFALRFPTDPFETLWYWQPFGGYEESPFWNRTYNVGLEPTTAYPGDTPGQHETGTVKTLEPGETVEAEFVAAIYGGLSAVGTVTPDGEVRGTEH